A region from the Buteo buteo chromosome 19, bButBut1.hap1.1, whole genome shotgun sequence genome encodes:
- the GGA1 gene encoding ADP-ribosylation factor-binding protein GGA1 isoform X2 yields the protein MYSWTLGLPHEVKISEAYQMLKKQGIVKCDPKLPDDAPFPPPPPRPKNIIFDDEEKSKILARLLKSSHPEDLRAANKLIKEMVQEDQKRMEKISKRVNAIEEVNNNVRLLTEMVTSYSKGETTESNEDLMKELYQRCERMRPMLFRLASDTEDNDEALAEILQANDNLTQVINLYKQLVRGEEINGETVAGPLRGSTSALLDLSGLDLPATGPSYPALPTLSGGSAVPVPDQAGSVSLLDDELMSLGLNDPAPHPAQAGDSSGWNSFQSSDSTELSITPITATPPVKAEAGASSPKPSPFTSGLDDLDLLGKTLLQQSLPPESQQVRWEKQQPPPRLTLRDLQNRSSSGTTAHNPSALPVLQSVSPNPTLPLTSELSAPATLPKAATAPAGSTAVPPRPPAAALPQEISLANITVPLESIKPSSILPVTVYDQHGFRVLFHFAKDALPERPDVLVVVISMLSTAPQPIRNIVFQSAVPKVMKVKLQPPSGTELPAFNPIVHPSAITQVLLLANPQKEKVRLRYKLTFTMGEQTYNEMGDVDQFPPPESWGNL from the exons ATGTACAGCTGGACGTTAGGGCTGCCTCACGAGGTGAAGATCTCAGAAGCCTACCAGATGCTGAAGAAACAAG GGATTGTGAAGTGTGACCCAAAACTGCCTGACGATGCTCCTTTTCCACCGCCTCCCCCTCGGCCGAAGAACATCATCTTTGATGATGAAGAGAAATCCAAG ATACTGGCTCGTCTCCTGAAAAGTTCCCATCCTGAGGACCTCCGGGCTGCCAACAAGCTCATCAAGGAGATGGTTCAGGAG GACCAGAAGCGCATGGAGAAGATCTCCAAGAGGGTGAATGCCATTGAGGAGGTGAACAACAATGTGAGGCTGCTGACAGAGATGGTGACAAGCTACAGCAAGGGGGAGACAACGGAAAGCAATGAGGACCTAATGAAG gAGCTGTATCAGCGCTGTGAGCGCATGAGGCCCATGCTTTTCCGGCTCGCCAGTGACACAGAAGACAATGATGAAGCTCTGG CAGAGATCCTGCAAGCCAATGACAATCTGACACAGGTGATCAATCTCTACAAGCAGCTTGTACGGGGAGAAGAGATCAATGGGGAGACGGTGGCTGGTCCCCTTCGAG GCAGCACCTCAGCACTTCTGGATCTGTCAGGCCTGGATCTTCCAGCAACAGGCCCTTCCTACCCAGCCTTGCCCACCCTTTCAGGTGGCTCAGCAGTCCCCGTGCCTGACCAAGCTGGCTCTGTCTCCTTGCTGGATGATGAACTTATGTCTTTAG GCCTGAATGACCCAGCACCGCATCCTGCCCAGGCTGGTGACAGCAGTGGCTGGAACAGCTTCCAG TCATCAGATAGCACCGAGCTCAGTATCACTCCTATCACGGCAACACCACCAGTCAAAGCAGAAGCTGGCGCATCCTCCCCAAAACCTTCTCCTTTCACCAGTGGCCTGGATGACCTGGACCTCCTGGGCAAGACTCTGCTGCAACAGTCTTTGCCTCCAGAGTCTCAACAAGTGCGATG ggagaagcagcagccacccCCGCGGCTCACCCTGAGGGATCTCCAGAACAGGAGCAGCTCTGGCACCACGGCCCACAATCCCAGTGCTCTGCCCGTGCTCCAGAGTGTTTCCCCTAACCCCACGCTGCCCCTGACCTCGGAGCTGTCTGCCCCTGCTACGCTTCCAAAAGCTGCCACCGCACCAGCAGGAAGTACTGCAGTCCCACCACGGCCTCCTGCTGCCGCGCTGCCCCAGGAGATCTCGCTGGCCAACATCACTGTGCCTCTGGAGTCAATCAAACCCA GCAGCATCCTCCCTGTGACGGTGTATGATCAGCACGGCTTCCGTGTCCTTTTCCACTTTGCTAAGGATGCCCTGCCCGAAAGGCCCGATGTGCTTGTGGTGGTGATTTCTATGCTTAGCACAGCCCCGCAGCCCATCCGCAACATTGTCTTTCAGTCTGCTGTCCCCAAG GTGATGAAGGTGAAGCTACAGCCTCCCTCAGGCACGGAGCTGCCGGCGTTCAACCCCATTGTCCACCCCAGTGCCATCACACAAGTCCTGCTGCTCGCTAACCCACAGAAG GAGAAAGTGAGGCTACGGTACAAACTGACCTTCACCATGGGAGAGCAAACCTACAATGAAATGGGGGATGTGGACCAGTTCCCCCCACCGGAGTCCTGGGGAAACCTCTAG
- the GGA1 gene encoding ADP-ribosylation factor-binding protein GGA1 isoform X3, whose translation MKSCGKRFHDEVGKFRFLNELIKVVSPKYLGSRTPEKVKSKILELMYSWTLGLPHEVKISEAYQMLKKQGIVKCDPKLPDDAPFPPPPPRPKNIIFDDEEKSKILARLLKSSHPEDLRAANKLIKEMVQEDQKRMEKISKRVNAIEEVNNNVRLLTEMVTSYSKGETTESNEDLMKELYQRCERMRPMLFRLASDTEDNDEALAEILQANDNLTQVINLYKQLVRGEEINGETVAGPLRGSTSALLDLSGLDLPATGPSYPALPTLSGGSAVPVPDQAGSVSLLDDELMSLGLNDPAPHPAQAGDSSGWNSFQSSDSTELSITPITATPPVKAEAGASSPKPSPFTSGLDDLDLLGKTLLQQSLPPESQQVRWEKQQPPPRLTLRDLQNRSSSGTTAHNPSALPVLQSVSPNPTLPLTSELSAPATLPKAATAPAGSTAVPPRPPAAALPQEISLANITVPLESIKPSSILPVTVYDQHGFRVLFHFAKDALPERPDVLVVVISMLSTAPQPIRNIVFQSAVPKVMKVKLQPPSGTELPAFNPIVHPSAITQVLLLANPQKEKVRLRYKLTFTMGEQTYNEMGDVDQFPPPESWGNL comes from the exons ATGAAGAGCTGCGGCAAACGCTTCCATGACGAGGTGGGCAAGTTCCGCTTCCTCAATGAGCTCATCAAAGTGGTGTCACCCAAG tATCTTGGCAGCCGGACACCAGAAAAAGTGAAGTCAAAGATCCTGGAGCTGATGTACAGCTGGACGTTAGGGCTGCCTCACGAGGTGAAGATCTCAGAAGCCTACCAGATGCTGAAGAAACAAG GGATTGTGAAGTGTGACCCAAAACTGCCTGACGATGCTCCTTTTCCACCGCCTCCCCCTCGGCCGAAGAACATCATCTTTGATGATGAAGAGAAATCCAAG ATACTGGCTCGTCTCCTGAAAAGTTCCCATCCTGAGGACCTCCGGGCTGCCAACAAGCTCATCAAGGAGATGGTTCAGGAG GACCAGAAGCGCATGGAGAAGATCTCCAAGAGGGTGAATGCCATTGAGGAGGTGAACAACAATGTGAGGCTGCTGACAGAGATGGTGACAAGCTACAGCAAGGGGGAGACAACGGAAAGCAATGAGGACCTAATGAAG gAGCTGTATCAGCGCTGTGAGCGCATGAGGCCCATGCTTTTCCGGCTCGCCAGTGACACAGAAGACAATGATGAAGCTCTGG CAGAGATCCTGCAAGCCAATGACAATCTGACACAGGTGATCAATCTCTACAAGCAGCTTGTACGGGGAGAAGAGATCAATGGGGAGACGGTGGCTGGTCCCCTTCGAG GCAGCACCTCAGCACTTCTGGATCTGTCAGGCCTGGATCTTCCAGCAACAGGCCCTTCCTACCCAGCCTTGCCCACCCTTTCAGGTGGCTCAGCAGTCCCCGTGCCTGACCAAGCTGGCTCTGTCTCCTTGCTGGATGATGAACTTATGTCTTTAG GCCTGAATGACCCAGCACCGCATCCTGCCCAGGCTGGTGACAGCAGTGGCTGGAACAGCTTCCAG TCATCAGATAGCACCGAGCTCAGTATCACTCCTATCACGGCAACACCACCAGTCAAAGCAGAAGCTGGCGCATCCTCCCCAAAACCTTCTCCTTTCACCAGTGGCCTGGATGACCTGGACCTCCTGGGCAAGACTCTGCTGCAACAGTCTTTGCCTCCAGAGTCTCAACAAGTGCGATG ggagaagcagcagccacccCCGCGGCTCACCCTGAGGGATCTCCAGAACAGGAGCAGCTCTGGCACCACGGCCCACAATCCCAGTGCTCTGCCCGTGCTCCAGAGTGTTTCCCCTAACCCCACGCTGCCCCTGACCTCGGAGCTGTCTGCCCCTGCTACGCTTCCAAAAGCTGCCACCGCACCAGCAGGAAGTACTGCAGTCCCACCACGGCCTCCTGCTGCCGCGCTGCCCCAGGAGATCTCGCTGGCCAACATCACTGTGCCTCTGGAGTCAATCAAACCCA GCAGCATCCTCCCTGTGACGGTGTATGATCAGCACGGCTTCCGTGTCCTTTTCCACTTTGCTAAGGATGCCCTGCCCGAAAGGCCCGATGTGCTTGTGGTGGTGATTTCTATGCTTAGCACAGCCCCGCAGCCCATCCGCAACATTGTCTTTCAGTCTGCTGTCCCCAAG GTGATGAAGGTGAAGCTACAGCCTCCCTCAGGCACGGAGCTGCCGGCGTTCAACCCCATTGTCCACCCCAGTGCCATCACACAAGTCCTGCTGCTCGCTAACCCACAGAAG GAGAAAGTGAGGCTACGGTACAAACTGACCTTCACCATGGGAGAGCAAACCTACAATGAAATGGGGGATGTGGACCAGTTCCCCCCACCGGAGTCCTGGGGAAACCTCTAG
- the GGA1 gene encoding ADP-ribosylation factor-binding protein GGA1 isoform X1 gives MEPETLEACINKATNPLNKDLDWDGINAFCEQLNKELEGPPLATRLLAHKIQSPQEWEAIQALTVLESCMKSCGKRFHDEVGKFRFLNELIKVVSPKYLGSRTPEKVKSKILELMYSWTLGLPHEVKISEAYQMLKKQGIVKCDPKLPDDAPFPPPPPRPKNIIFDDEEKSKILARLLKSSHPEDLRAANKLIKEMVQEDQKRMEKISKRVNAIEEVNNNVRLLTEMVTSYSKGETTESNEDLMKELYQRCERMRPMLFRLASDTEDNDEALAEILQANDNLTQVINLYKQLVRGEEINGETVAGPLRGSTSALLDLSGLDLPATGPSYPALPTLSGGSAVPVPDQAGSVSLLDDELMSLGLNDPAPHPAQAGDSSGWNSFQSSDSTELSITPITATPPVKAEAGASSPKPSPFTSGLDDLDLLGKTLLQQSLPPESQQVRWEKQQPPPRLTLRDLQNRSSSGTTAHNPSALPVLQSVSPNPTLPLTSELSAPATLPKAATAPAGSTAVPPRPPAAALPQEISLANITVPLESIKPSSILPVTVYDQHGFRVLFHFAKDALPERPDVLVVVISMLSTAPQPIRNIVFQSAVPKVMKVKLQPPSGTELPAFNPIVHPSAITQVLLLANPQKEKVRLRYKLTFTMGEQTYNEMGDVDQFPPPESWGNL, from the exons ATGGAGCCCGAAACGTTGGAGGCGTGCATCA ACAAAGCGACAAACCCCCTGAACAAGGACCTGGACTGGGATGGTATCAATGCTTTCTGTGAGCAGCTCAATAAGGAGCTAGAGGG TCCTCCGCTTGCTACCCGACTTCTTGCCCACAAGATCCAGTCTCCACAGGAATGGGAAGCTATCCAGGCCCTCACG GTGCTGGAGTCCTGCATGAAGAGCTGCGGCAAACGCTTCCATGACGAGGTGGGCAAGTTCCGCTTCCTCAATGAGCTCATCAAAGTGGTGTCACCCAAG tATCTTGGCAGCCGGACACCAGAAAAAGTGAAGTCAAAGATCCTGGAGCTGATGTACAGCTGGACGTTAGGGCTGCCTCACGAGGTGAAGATCTCAGAAGCCTACCAGATGCTGAAGAAACAAG GGATTGTGAAGTGTGACCCAAAACTGCCTGACGATGCTCCTTTTCCACCGCCTCCCCCTCGGCCGAAGAACATCATCTTTGATGATGAAGAGAAATCCAAG ATACTGGCTCGTCTCCTGAAAAGTTCCCATCCTGAGGACCTCCGGGCTGCCAACAAGCTCATCAAGGAGATGGTTCAGGAG GACCAGAAGCGCATGGAGAAGATCTCCAAGAGGGTGAATGCCATTGAGGAGGTGAACAACAATGTGAGGCTGCTGACAGAGATGGTGACAAGCTACAGCAAGGGGGAGACAACGGAAAGCAATGAGGACCTAATGAAG gAGCTGTATCAGCGCTGTGAGCGCATGAGGCCCATGCTTTTCCGGCTCGCCAGTGACACAGAAGACAATGATGAAGCTCTGG CAGAGATCCTGCAAGCCAATGACAATCTGACACAGGTGATCAATCTCTACAAGCAGCTTGTACGGGGAGAAGAGATCAATGGGGAGACGGTGGCTGGTCCCCTTCGAG GCAGCACCTCAGCACTTCTGGATCTGTCAGGCCTGGATCTTCCAGCAACAGGCCCTTCCTACCCAGCCTTGCCCACCCTTTCAGGTGGCTCAGCAGTCCCCGTGCCTGACCAAGCTGGCTCTGTCTCCTTGCTGGATGATGAACTTATGTCTTTAG GCCTGAATGACCCAGCACCGCATCCTGCCCAGGCTGGTGACAGCAGTGGCTGGAACAGCTTCCAG TCATCAGATAGCACCGAGCTCAGTATCACTCCTATCACGGCAACACCACCAGTCAAAGCAGAAGCTGGCGCATCCTCCCCAAAACCTTCTCCTTTCACCAGTGGCCTGGATGACCTGGACCTCCTGGGCAAGACTCTGCTGCAACAGTCTTTGCCTCCAGAGTCTCAACAAGTGCGATG ggagaagcagcagccacccCCGCGGCTCACCCTGAGGGATCTCCAGAACAGGAGCAGCTCTGGCACCACGGCCCACAATCCCAGTGCTCTGCCCGTGCTCCAGAGTGTTTCCCCTAACCCCACGCTGCCCCTGACCTCGGAGCTGTCTGCCCCTGCTACGCTTCCAAAAGCTGCCACCGCACCAGCAGGAAGTACTGCAGTCCCACCACGGCCTCCTGCTGCCGCGCTGCCCCAGGAGATCTCGCTGGCCAACATCACTGTGCCTCTGGAGTCAATCAAACCCA GCAGCATCCTCCCTGTGACGGTGTATGATCAGCACGGCTTCCGTGTCCTTTTCCACTTTGCTAAGGATGCCCTGCCCGAAAGGCCCGATGTGCTTGTGGTGGTGATTTCTATGCTTAGCACAGCCCCGCAGCCCATCCGCAACATTGTCTTTCAGTCTGCTGTCCCCAAG GTGATGAAGGTGAAGCTACAGCCTCCCTCAGGCACGGAGCTGCCGGCGTTCAACCCCATTGTCCACCCCAGTGCCATCACACAAGTCCTGCTGCTCGCTAACCCACAGAAG GAGAAAGTGAGGCTACGGTACAAACTGACCTTCACCATGGGAGAGCAAACCTACAATGAAATGGGGGATGTGGACCAGTTCCCCCCACCGGAGTCCTGGGGAAACCTCTAG